One genomic segment of Equus quagga isolate Etosha38 chromosome 20, UCLA_HA_Equagga_1.0, whole genome shotgun sequence includes these proteins:
- the NGB gene encoding neuroglobin, with product MERPEPELIRQSWRVVSRSPLEHGTVLFARLFDLEPDLLPLFQYNCRQFSSPEDCLSSPEFLDHIRKVMLVIDAAVTNVEDLSSLEEYLAGLGRKHRAVGVKLSSFSTVGESLLYMLEKCLGSAFTPAVRAAWSRLYGAVVQAMSRGWDGE from the exons ATGGAGCGCCCCGAGCCCGAGCTGATCCGGCAGAGCTGGCGGGTGGTGAGCCGCAGCCCGCTGGAGCACGGCACCGTCCTGTTCGCCAG ACTGTTTGACCTGGAGCCCGACCTGCTGCCCCTCTTCCAGTACAACTGCCGCCAGTTCTCCAGCCCAGAGGACTGCCTCTCCTCCCCCGAGTTCCTGGACCACATCAGGAAG GTGATGCTTGTGATTGACGCTGCCGTGACCAACGTGGAGGACCTGTCCTCGCTGGAGGAGTACCTTGCCGGCCTGGGCAGGAAGCACCGTGCGGTGGGCGTGAAGCTCAGCTCCTTCTCG ACGGTGGGTGAGTCCCTGCTCTACATGCTGGAGAAGTGCCTGGGCTCCGCCTTCACACCAGCCGTGCGGGCCGCCTGGAGCCGGCTCTATGGGGCCGTGGTACAGGCCATGAGTCGAGGCTGGGATGGCGAGTAA